One Diospyros lotus cultivar Yz01 chromosome 1, ASM1463336v1, whole genome shotgun sequence genomic window carries:
- the LOC127795970 gene encoding BRCT domain-containing protein At4g02110, protein MLGPRRDSPVQDHHSETFTGIRFVLLGFDAIQAEKFRLKLVSGGGVDFGLYDPSCTHVIVDKLTYDDPVCVAARADGKILVTGLWVDHSCDIGMPADPTSVMYIPLRELSGIPGAKSLTICLTGYLSQDRDDIMTMVGLVGAKFSKPLVANKVTHLICYKFEGEKYELAKKMRKIKLVNHLWLEDSLRAWEILPEADYNKSGYELEMEIEVKDSVEEAQNIAEKQYDAISGNMCIGRIRGNLSSQLKEDISRKLLATSASKVLTADEIVSVHASNLQDVHKNHSKVFESWGTRTPGDVASGKQQHLSKTYSKKPASAQSENVLTSKYEDAVRADTDGAKFSISYSRKIPKRNTLPMSSSAIEQAIDVTNSSCVKTPLKETKLHHERGQIDAALRKRKMDVSYGSSKSRKITHDSTISQLVNDAGGLASSGSLSDELDNWATPGPNPNSPSSNSSALDRTSMLKPIVGAVNSKDKQKYNLDASQTSFTDMKKMSLASRHSMKDVMNNADNPIGEVGKPQEELHDVQVPGPETKLEAEKSSSLSLNLFKGQNVDSILKPLRRKVVGKKVVGRKSKLLGPGNTKNQKCPVYVSKTVSQPDIVATSIDGKQIPDKVALGNYKNLNLIPLDDVDGATMMETNNVAKAGNEVEIRTGSMVDETEAPEDKERELEAVNLSHKMTIGMKYNTDAGEHIAIGKNASSSSANHPPKTSDDGKGGELEKPICGGKNGPDQLVSKEDAAKEKITRRKKALLGKTSRKLLPGGMRKSKVDDDRDKKGGKNNGKIENEEEKSILHPTCETKQTLTVEKSENSIGVDKGNSPAGILDKNVSQGKRQFEKVALRSNKLSTKIELKPGLNDPDSVFTKRILKVKTEPEWFILSGHKLQRKEFQQVIRRLKGRVCRDSHQWSYQATHFIVPDPLRRTEKLFAAAASGRWILKTDYLTTSSQAGRFLAEEPYEWHKKGLSEDGAINLEAPRKWRLLRERTGHGAFYGMRILIYGDCIAPPLDTLKRVIKAGNGTILATSPPYTRFLKSGVDFAVISPGMPRVDRWVQEFLRHETPCVVADYLVEYVCKPGYSLERHVQHNTHTWAERSMATHLSRLEEVVEEPTTPQHLVLTDLPCQGCGCRDRGEDMLICGNESGSAGCGIGMHIDCCNPPLEYIPEEDWFCPNCSKSSEKAKRPKTKSTKARRSSVKSK, encoded by the exons ATGCTCGGACCGAGGCGGGATTCACCGGTACAAGATCACCACTCCGAAACCTTCACCGGCATTCGCTTCGTCCTCCTTGGATTCGATGCGATCCAGGCAGAAAAG TTCCGGCTGAAGCTGGTTAGTGGCGGTGGGGTTGATTTTGGTCTGTACGATCCGAGTTGCACTCACGTAATTGTCGACAAGCTTACCTAT GATGATCCTGTATGCGTTGCCGCACGAGCAGATGGGAAGATTTTAGTCACAGGTTTATGGGTTGATCATAGTTGTGATATTGGAATGCCTGCTGATCCCACCTCT GTCATGTACATACCTTTAAGGGAGTTAAGTGGAATTCCTGGTGCTAAATCTCTAACAATTTGCCTGACTGGATACCTGAGCCAAGACCGAGATGATATCATG ACAATGGTAGGCCTCGTTGGGGCAAAATTTTCAAAGCCGTTGGTAGCAAACAAAGTTACACATCTTATATGCTACAAATTTGAAG GAGAGAAGTACGAGCTTGCCAAGAAGATGAGGAAGATAAAGCTTGTTAATCATCTCTGGTTGGAAGACAG TTTGAGGGCTTGGGAAATTCTCCCAGAAGCTGATTACAATAAGAG TGGCTATGAGTTGGAAATGGAGATTGAAGTTAAAGATTCTGTAGAAGAAGCACAAAACATAGCTGAGAAGCAATATGATGCTATTTCTGGTAATATGTGTATCGGGAGAATAAGGGGCAACCTGTCTTCCCAATTAAAGGAAGATATATCAAGGAAGCTGCTAGCTACTAGTGCATCTAAAGTGTTAACTGCAGACGAGATTGTATCTGTTCATGCTTCAAATCTGCAAGACGTTCATAAGAACCATTCCAAAGTGTTTGAATCTTGGGGCACCAGAACTCCTGGGGATGTTGCTTCTGGTAAGCAACAACATTTATCAAAAACATACAGCAAGAAGCCAGCTTCTGCCCAGTCTGAAAATGTTTTGACTTCTAAATATGAAGATGCTGTGAGGGCTGATACCGATGGCGCAAAGTTCAGTATAAGTTACTCGAGGAAGATCCCTAAGAGAAACACACTTCCAATGTCCTCTTCAGCCATAGAGCAAGCTATTGATGTAACTAATTCCAGTTGTGTCAAGACTCCTTTGAAGGAAACCAAGTTACATCATGAAAGAGGGCAAATTGATGCTGCGCTTCGAAAGAGGAAGATGGATGTTTCTTATGGGAGCTCAAAATCACGAAAGATTACTCATGATTCAACAATAAGTCAGTTGGTGAATGATGCTGGAGGTTTAGCTTCTTCAGGTTCATTAAGTGACGAACTTGACAATTGGGCTACTCCAGGCCCTAACCCAAACTCTCCTTCCAGCAATTCATCAGCCCTTGATAGAACATCTATGCTGAAGCCTATTGTGGGTGCTGTTAACTCGAAGGATAAGCAAAAATATAACTTGGATGCATCTCAAACATCTTTCACagatatgaaaaaaatgagcTTGGCGAGCAGGCATAGCATGAAAGATGTTATGAACAATGCAGACAATCCTATCGGTGAAGTTGGAAAGCCACAGGAGGAACTGCACGATGTGCAAGTCCCAGGTCCAGAAACCAAATTAGAGGCTGAGAAATCCAGTAGTCTtagcttgaatttatttaaaggtCAAAATGTTGATTCAATTTTGAAACCACTCAGGAGGAAGGTGGTTGGCAAGAAGGTTGTGGGCCGTAAATCAAAACTACTAGGCCCTGGTAATACCAAAAACCAGAAATGTCCCGTTTATGTCAGTAAAACTGTGTCACAACCTGACATTGTGGCGACTTCAATTGATGGGAAACAGATACCTGACAAGGTAGCACTTGGTAATTATAAGAACCTTAATTTGATTCCTTTGGATGACGTTGATGGGGCCACAATGATGGAGACAAATAATGTAGCAAAAGCAGGGAATGAAGTTGAGATTAGGACAGGATCCATGGTTGATGAAACTGAGGCTCCAGAGGACAAGGAACGTGAGCTTGAGGCTGTTAATCTATCACACAAGATGACCATAGGGATGAAATACAATACAGATGCTGGGGAGCATATAGCAATAGGAAAAAATGCCAGCAGTTCGAGTGCAAATCATCCACCAAAAACATCAGATGATGGAAAAGGAGGTGAACTTGAGAAGCCAATTTGTGGTGGGAAAAATGGGCCTGATCAGTTAGTCTCCAAAGAGGATgctgcaaaagaaaaaataactagAAGGAAAAAAGCCCTGCTGGGTAAAACTTCTAGGAAGCTTCTTCCGGGTGGGATGAGAAAATCAAAAGTAGATGATGATCGAGACAAGAAAGGTGGAAAGAATAATGGAAAGATAGAAAACGAGGAAGAAAAAAGCATTCTACATCCCACCTGTGAGACCAAGCAAACCTTAACCGTGGAGAAGTCAGAAAACTCCATTGGAGTGGATAAAGGAAATAGTCCTGCTGGTATTCTAGATAAAAATGTCAGTCAGGGTAAACGCCAGTTTGAAAAAGTTGCTCTAAGATCTAATAAATTGTCAACAAAGATAGAACTGAAGCCTGGCTTGAATGACCCGGATTCAGTATTCACGAAGAGGATTCTGAAAGTGAAAACTGAACCTGAGTGGTTTATATTAAGCGGGCATAAACTACAAAGAAAGGAGTTTCAGCAGGTTATTAGACGGTTGAAAGGTAGGGTATGCAGAGATTCTCATCAGTGGTCATATCAGGCTACCCACTTCATTGTTCCAGATCCTTTACGGAGAACAGAAAAACTTTTTGCTGCTGCAGCATCTGGAAG GTGGATTTTGAAGACTGATTATTTAACTACCAGCAGCCAGGCAGGAAGATTCTTAGCAGAGGAGCCGTATGAGTGGCACAAGAAAGGTCTAAGTGAAGATGGTGCAATCAACTTAGAGGCTCCAAGGAAGTGGCGACTTTTGAGGGAGAGAACTGGTCACGGGGCCTTCTATGGAATGCGCATTCTCATATATGGCGATTGCATTGCTCCACCTTTA GACACACTAAAGCGCGTCATCAAAGCAGGAAATGGGACCATATTAGCAACCTCTCCTCCTTACACCCGTTTCCTTAAATCTGGAGTCGATTTTGCTGTTATCAGTCCTGGCATGCCGCGCGTTGATAGGTGGGTGCAAGAGTTCTTGAGGCATGAGACACCATGTGTGGTGGCCGATTACTTGGTAGAGTATGTTTGCAAGCCCGGTTACTCCCTCGAGAGACACGTGCAACACAATACTCACACGTGGGCAGAGAGGTCGATGGCTACCCACCTGAGCCGGTTAGAAGAGGTTGTCGAGGAGCCAACAACGCCCCAGCATCTTGTTCTTACCGATCTGCCATGTCAAGGTTGCGGGTGCCGTGACAGAGGAGAGGATATGCTGATTTGTGGTAACGAAAGCGGGTCTGCAGGTTGTGGTATTGGCATGCATATTGATTGCTGCAATCCTCCACTTGAATATATTCCAGAGGAAGACTGGTTTTGCCCGAATTGCAGCAAGAGCAGCGAGAAGGCCAAGCGTCCCAAGACTAAGAGTACCAAGGCAAGACGGTCTTCAGTAAAGAGCAAATGA
- the LOC127792380 gene encoding uncharacterized protein LOC127792380 gives MATSPTVSGGEKKHWWLTNRKVVDKYVKDARGLIATREQSEITSAVCLLDAALALSPRLEIALELKARALLYLGRFKDVADMLQDYIPSLKMASDDSTSLSSDNSSQQLSKERVKLLSPGESPENDHPSFKCFSVSDLKKKVMASLCKNCDKEGQWRYLVLGQACCHLGMMEDAMLLLQTGKRLATAAFRRESICWSDDSFSFSQLPISGELATIPDQPLSPPRAESESISQLLSHIKLLLRRKTAAIAALDAGLYSEAIRHFSKIVDGRRGAPQGFLAECYMYRASAYRSAGRIAESIADCNRTLALNPSCIEALSTRASLFETIRCLPDSLHDLEHLKLLYNSILRDRRLPGPAWRRQNVRYREIPGKLCALTTKIQELKQRVASGETGNVDYHALIGLRRGCSRSELERAHLLLQLRHKPDKSTSFMERCEFADEHDVDSIRDKAKMSALLLYRLIQKGYSSLMSTIMDEEAAEKQRKKAAADLQAAAAAMQVQQTHDQPKSKSETETSTSIRIENKTPASSASVFQGVFCRDIAAVGSLLSQVGFNRPIPVKYEALSC, from the exons ATGGCGACGTCACCGACTGTGAGCGGCGGAGAAAAGAAGCACTGGTGGCTTACCAACAGAAAG GTTGTGGATAAATATGTCAAGGACGCGAGAGGTCTCATTGCGACTCGGGAACAGAGCGAGATCACGTCGGCCGTCTGCCTTCTGGACGCGGCTCTGGCGCTCTCGCCTCGGCTAGAGATCGCTCTCGAGCTCAAAGCGCGTGCGCTTCTCTATCTCGGCCGGTTCAAGGACGTCGCCGATATGCTCCAAGACTACATTCCCAGCCTGAAGATGGCCTCGGACGACTCCACGTCTCTCTCTTCCGATAACTCCTCCCAGCAGTTGTCCAAGGAGCGAGTCAAGCTTCTGTCCCCCGGCGAGTCGCCGGAGAACGATCATCCCTCTTTCAAGTGCTTCTCTGTCTCGGATTTGAAAAAGAAGGTTATGGCTAGTCTCTGTAAAAACTGCGACAAGGAAGGGCAATGGAG GTACTTGGTTCTGGGCCAAGCATGTTGCCACCTGGGCATGATGGAGGACGCCATGCTCCTCCTCCAGACAGGAAAACGCCTGGCCACGGCCGCATTCCGCCGCGAAAGCATCTGCTGGTCTGACGACAGCTTCTCCTTCTCCCAACTCCCAATCTCCGGAGAACTCGCCACCATCCCCGACCAACCTCTGAGCCCTCCAAGGGCCGAGAGCGAGAGCATCTCCCAGCTGCTCAGCCACATCAAGCTCCTTCTTCGCCGCAAGACGGCGGCGATTGCCGCCCTGGATGCCGGCCTCTACTCTGAAGCCATCCGGCACTTCTCTAAGATAGTCGACGGCCGCCGTGGAGCCCCTCAGGGATTCCTCGCCGAATGTTACATGTACCGAGCTTCAGCCTATAGATCCGCGGGTCGAATCGCGGAGTCCATCGCTGACTGTAATCGGACCTTGGCTTTGAACCCGTCCTGTATTGAGGCTTTGAGCACCCGAGCCTCTCTCTTCGAAACCATCCGATGCCTGCCGGACTCTCTTCACGATCTCGAACACTTGAAGCTTCTATACAATTCAATTTTACGCGATCGGAGGCTGCCCGGACCTGCCTGGAGGCGGCAAAACGTGCGATACCGAGAGATTCCCGGGAAGCTCTGTGCTTTAACAACCAAGATTCAAGAACTGAAACAGAGGGTTGCCTCAGGCGAAACAGGGAATGTAGATTACCATGCGTTGATTGGTCTGAGACGGGGCTGCTCTAGATCCGAATTGGAAAGGGCCCATTTGTTGCTCCAGTTGCGGCACAAACCCGATAAATCTACTAGCTTCATGGAAAGATGCGAGTTTGCCGACGAACATGATGTGGATTCAATTAGGGATAAAGCAAAAATGTCCGCTTTGTTGCTTTACAGGTTGATTCAGAAGGGATACTCGAGTTTAATGTCAACGATAATGgacgaagaagcggcggagaagcAGAGAAAGAAGGCTGCGGCTGATTTAcaagcggcggcggcggcaatGCAAGTTCAGCAAACTCATGATCAACCCAAATCCAAATCAGAAACAGAAACCTCAACCTCTATACGGATCGAAAACAAAACCCCCGCTTCATCAGCCTCAGTGTTTCAAGGTGTGTTCTGTCGGGATATCGCAGCCGTTGGTAGTTTGCTTTCTCAAGTTGGGTTTAACCGTCCGATTCCAGTCAAGTATGAAGCATTAAGCTGCTGA
- the LOC127790314 gene encoding transcription initiation factor TFIID subunit 13, whose product MNNASAGPSSKVRAESSQPSEAKSKRKRGVFQKDLQHMMYGFGDDPNPLPETVALMEDIVVEYVTDMVHKAQDIASRRGKLLTEDFLYLIRKDMPKLNRCTELLSMNEELKQARKAFDVDEEKLASIE is encoded by the exons ATGAACAATGCTTCAGCAGGACCCTCTTCAAAAGTGAGAGCCGAATCTTCCCAGCCCTCAGAAGCCAAATCTAAGCGCAAGCGAGGAGTATTCCAGAAAGATT TGCAGCACATGATGTATGGTTTTGGTGACGACCCTAAT CCGCTTCCTGAAACTGTGGCACTGATGGAGGACATTGTTGTGGAGTATGTAACAGATATG GTGCACAAAGCTCAAGATATTGCATCAAGGAGGGGAAAACTTCTAACTGAGGATTTTTTGTACTTAATTCGGAAG GACATGCCAAAGCTCAATCGCTGTACGGAACTGTTGTCAATGAATGAGGAGCTGAAACAAGCTAGGAAGGCTTTTGATGTAGATGAAGAAAAGCTGGCATCAATTGAGTGA
- the LOC127788120 gene encoding phospholipase A1 PLIP2, chloroplastic-like isoform X1 — protein sequence MDGLCLKAGIHGVTSQIAVAGGGLDVRTNPSHIAAAVGRTAAAGNGISVEKPTVSGAPPPWRTAPWGFSFKYPLRSLWPGGGRRRDAIALDEPVLVEEKEQEKGGGEAVGDEEGEAGEREIGNWVLKILHVQSTWREEGKRGVEEELRGEEEAEENGAVDDDHRSECSTDDSDEGGDVCRVDDDDKIEIDRDTFSKLLRRVSLTDARLYARMSYLGNLAYAIPQIKPGKLLKFHGLRFVTSSVEKKELTMKSEVEKVPGEEKKELTMKSEEEKVPGEEKKELTMKSQVEKVPGEVKEAEKALKEPEKGKEQKNEESRISALTAYRIAASAASYLHYHTKSILPFRSSKSEEKGYLHERSNGVGCNANIMDNEVASLMATTDSVTAVVAAKEEVKQAFADDLKSTHSSPCEWFICDDDLSRTRFFVIQGSETLSSWQANLLFEPTQFEGLDVLVHRGIYEAAKGIYEQMLPEVRAHLKCHGDRATFRFTGHSLGGGLSLLVNLMLLIRGEAPPSSLLPVITFGAPSIMCGGDRLLKELGLPRSHVQSITMHRDIVPRAFSCNYPSHVAELLKAVNGNFRNHPCLNNQRLLYAPMGEFLILQPDEKFSPNHDLLPSGSGLYILSCSVPDANEAEKRRRAARSVFLNSPHPLEILSDRAAYGSEGTIQRDHDMNSYLKSVRNVIRQELNLIRKARREHRRRVWWPLVELHGANTGVIMGRPIASSNVGRDQSSFSGILQTGRESLKRFTRLVASQHMHLLVVLMFPARLLLLGTYSVANFH from the exons ATGGACGGTCTGTGTTTAAAGGCTGGGATCCACGGTGTAACGTCGCAGATCGCCGTCGCCGGTGGGGGTCTCGATGTCCGTACGAATCCATCTCACATTGCCGCCGCCGTGGGGAGGACGGCGGCGGCCGGTAACGGGATTTCGGTTGAGAAACCGACCGTCTCCGGGGCGCCGCCCCCGTGGAGGACAGCGCCGTGGGGGTTTTCATTCAAGTATCCACTCAGATCTCTGTGGCCCGGAGGCGGCAGGAGGCGCGACGCCATCGCTCTGGACGAGCCTGTTTTGGTTGAGGAGAAAGAACAGGAGAAAGGAGGCGGAGAAGCTGTTGGCGATGAAGAGGGTGAGGCCGGGGAACGGGAAATCGGGAATTGGGTTTTGAAGATTCTTCACGTCCAGTCTACGTGGCGGGAGGAAGGAAAGCGTGGGGTtgaagaagaattgagaggAGAGGAGGAGGCAGAAGAGAATGGAGCTGTTGATGATGATCATAGAAGTGAATGTTCTACAGATGACAGCGATGAAGGGGGTGATGTATGTAGAGTTGATGACGACGACAAAATTGAGATCGACAGGGATACGTTTTCAAAGCTGCTTCGGAGGGTTTCCCTGACCGACGCAAGGCTGTATGCTCGAATGTCGTATTTGGGAAATTTGGCTTATGCCATTCCCCAGATTAAG CCAGGGAAGCTGTTGAAGTTTCATGGTTTGCGGTTTGTAACTTCATCAGTGGAGAAGAAAGAATTGACCATGAAATCTGAGGTGGAGAAGGTCCCTggtgaagagaagaaagaattgACCATGAAATCCGAGGAGGAGAAGGTCCCTggtgaagagaagaaagaattgACCATGAAATCTCAGGTGGAGAAGGTCCCTGGTGAAGTTAAAGAAGCAGAAAAAGCCTTGAAGGAGCCAGAGAAAGGCAAGGAGCAGAAGAATGAAGAGAGTCGAATAAGTGCATTGACTGCTTACCGGATTGCTGCTTCTGCTGCATCTTATCTTCATTATCATACAAAGAGCATCCTTCCTTTCAGATCTTCTAAATCTGAGGAAAAAGGATATTTGCATGAAAGAAGCAATGGAGTCGGTTGCAATGCCAATATAATGGACAATGAGGTGGCCTCTCTCATGGCAACCACTGACTCTGTGACTGCTGTGGTTGCTGCAAAGGAGGAAGTGAAACAGGCCTTTGCAGATGATTTGAAGTCAACACATTCATCACCGTGTGAATGGTTCATATGTGATGATGATCTCAGTAGGACAAGATTCTTCGTTATTCAG GGCTCTGAGACACTTTCATCGTGGCAAGCCAATTTACTGTTTGAGCCCACTCAGTTTGAG GGACTTGATGTACTTGTGCATAGAGGTATATACGAAGCTGCTAAAGGGATCTATGAACAAATGTTGCCTGAAGTGCGTGCACACCTTAAATGTCATGGTGATCGGGCCACCTTCCGTTTCACAGGTCATTCTCTAGGCGGAGGCTTGTCATTGCTTGTGAATCTGATGTTGCTTATTAGGGGTGAAGCCCCACCTTCTTCATTACTTCCTGTTATCACATTTGGTGCACCATCAATCATGTGTGGAGGGGATCGGTTGCTCAAGGAGCTTGGATTGCCTCGGAGTCATGTTCAGTCAATCACCATGCATCGTGATATTGTGCCCCGTGCTTTCTCTTGTAATTATCCTAGTCACGTGGCTGAGCTTCTTAAGGCTGTCAATGGGAACTTCAGGAATCATCCATGTCTTAATAATCAG AGACTATTGTATGCTCCGATGGGGGAGTTTCTGATTCTACAACCCGAtgagaaattttctccaaaCCACGATCTTCTTCCTTCAGGCAGTGGACTATATATACTAAGCTGTTCGGTCCCAGATGCTAACGAGGCAGAGAAACGACGCCGGGCTGCTAGGTCCGTCTTCTTGAATTCACCCCACCCACTTGAGATTTTGAGCGACCGCGCTGCATATGGTTCCGAGGGGACCATTCAAAGAGACCATGACATGAACTCTTACCTAAAATCTGTTCGGAATGTGATCCGCCAGGAGCTCAACCTCATCAGGAAGGCAAGACGGGAACATCGCCGAAGAGTTTGGTGGCCACTTGTAGAGCTGCACGGCGCTAATACCGGTGTCATTATGGGGAGGCCCATCGCGTCAAGCAATGTGGGCCGAGACCAGTCAAGCTTCTCCGGCATCTTACAGACCGGGAGGGAGTCCTTGAAACGTTTTACCAGGCTTGTTGCATCACAGCACATGCATCTGCTCGTGGTACTCATGTTCCCTGCTCGGTTGTTGCTTCTTGGGACATACAGTGTGGCCAACTTCCATTGA
- the LOC127788120 gene encoding phospholipase A1 PLIP2, chloroplastic-like isoform X2, whose product MDGLCLKAGIHGVTSQIAVAGGGLDVRTNPSHIAAAVGRTAAAGNGISVEKPTVSGAPPPWRTAPWGFSFKYPLRSLWPGGGRRRDAIALDEPVLVEEKEQEKGGGEAVGDEEGEAGEREIGNWVLKILHVQSTWREEGKRGVEEELRGEEEAEENGAVDDDHRSECSTDDSDEGGDVCRVDDDDKIEIDRDTFSKLLRRVSLTDARLYARMSYLGNLAYAIPQIKPGKLLKFHGLRFVTSSVEKKELTMKSEEEKVPGEEKKELTMKSQVEKVPGEVKEAEKALKEPEKGKEQKNEESRISALTAYRIAASAASYLHYHTKSILPFRSSKSEEKGYLHERSNGVGCNANIMDNEVASLMATTDSVTAVVAAKEEVKQAFADDLKSTHSSPCEWFICDDDLSRTRFFVIQGSETLSSWQANLLFEPTQFEGLDVLVHRGIYEAAKGIYEQMLPEVRAHLKCHGDRATFRFTGHSLGGGLSLLVNLMLLIRGEAPPSSLLPVITFGAPSIMCGGDRLLKELGLPRSHVQSITMHRDIVPRAFSCNYPSHVAELLKAVNGNFRNHPCLNNQRLLYAPMGEFLILQPDEKFSPNHDLLPSGSGLYILSCSVPDANEAEKRRRAARSVFLNSPHPLEILSDRAAYGSEGTIQRDHDMNSYLKSVRNVIRQELNLIRKARREHRRRVWWPLVELHGANTGVIMGRPIASSNVGRDQSSFSGILQTGRESLKRFTRLVASQHMHLLVVLMFPARLLLLGTYSVANFH is encoded by the exons ATGGACGGTCTGTGTTTAAAGGCTGGGATCCACGGTGTAACGTCGCAGATCGCCGTCGCCGGTGGGGGTCTCGATGTCCGTACGAATCCATCTCACATTGCCGCCGCCGTGGGGAGGACGGCGGCGGCCGGTAACGGGATTTCGGTTGAGAAACCGACCGTCTCCGGGGCGCCGCCCCCGTGGAGGACAGCGCCGTGGGGGTTTTCATTCAAGTATCCACTCAGATCTCTGTGGCCCGGAGGCGGCAGGAGGCGCGACGCCATCGCTCTGGACGAGCCTGTTTTGGTTGAGGAGAAAGAACAGGAGAAAGGAGGCGGAGAAGCTGTTGGCGATGAAGAGGGTGAGGCCGGGGAACGGGAAATCGGGAATTGGGTTTTGAAGATTCTTCACGTCCAGTCTACGTGGCGGGAGGAAGGAAAGCGTGGGGTtgaagaagaattgagaggAGAGGAGGAGGCAGAAGAGAATGGAGCTGTTGATGATGATCATAGAAGTGAATGTTCTACAGATGACAGCGATGAAGGGGGTGATGTATGTAGAGTTGATGACGACGACAAAATTGAGATCGACAGGGATACGTTTTCAAAGCTGCTTCGGAGGGTTTCCCTGACCGACGCAAGGCTGTATGCTCGAATGTCGTATTTGGGAAATTTGGCTTATGCCATTCCCCAGATTAAG CCAGGGAAGCTGTTGAAGTTTCATGGTTTGCGGTTTGTAACTTCATCAGTGGAGAAGAAAGAATTGACCATGAAATCTGAG GAGGAGAAGGTCCCTggtgaagagaagaaagaattgACCATGAAATCTCAGGTGGAGAAGGTCCCTGGTGAAGTTAAAGAAGCAGAAAAAGCCTTGAAGGAGCCAGAGAAAGGCAAGGAGCAGAAGAATGAAGAGAGTCGAATAAGTGCATTGACTGCTTACCGGATTGCTGCTTCTGCTGCATCTTATCTTCATTATCATACAAAGAGCATCCTTCCTTTCAGATCTTCTAAATCTGAGGAAAAAGGATATTTGCATGAAAGAAGCAATGGAGTCGGTTGCAATGCCAATATAATGGACAATGAGGTGGCCTCTCTCATGGCAACCACTGACTCTGTGACTGCTGTGGTTGCTGCAAAGGAGGAAGTGAAACAGGCCTTTGCAGATGATTTGAAGTCAACACATTCATCACCGTGTGAATGGTTCATATGTGATGATGATCTCAGTAGGACAAGATTCTTCGTTATTCAG GGCTCTGAGACACTTTCATCGTGGCAAGCCAATTTACTGTTTGAGCCCACTCAGTTTGAG GGACTTGATGTACTTGTGCATAGAGGTATATACGAAGCTGCTAAAGGGATCTATGAACAAATGTTGCCTGAAGTGCGTGCACACCTTAAATGTCATGGTGATCGGGCCACCTTCCGTTTCACAGGTCATTCTCTAGGCGGAGGCTTGTCATTGCTTGTGAATCTGATGTTGCTTATTAGGGGTGAAGCCCCACCTTCTTCATTACTTCCTGTTATCACATTTGGTGCACCATCAATCATGTGTGGAGGGGATCGGTTGCTCAAGGAGCTTGGATTGCCTCGGAGTCATGTTCAGTCAATCACCATGCATCGTGATATTGTGCCCCGTGCTTTCTCTTGTAATTATCCTAGTCACGTGGCTGAGCTTCTTAAGGCTGTCAATGGGAACTTCAGGAATCATCCATGTCTTAATAATCAG AGACTATTGTATGCTCCGATGGGGGAGTTTCTGATTCTACAACCCGAtgagaaattttctccaaaCCACGATCTTCTTCCTTCAGGCAGTGGACTATATATACTAAGCTGTTCGGTCCCAGATGCTAACGAGGCAGAGAAACGACGCCGGGCTGCTAGGTCCGTCTTCTTGAATTCACCCCACCCACTTGAGATTTTGAGCGACCGCGCTGCATATGGTTCCGAGGGGACCATTCAAAGAGACCATGACATGAACTCTTACCTAAAATCTGTTCGGAATGTGATCCGCCAGGAGCTCAACCTCATCAGGAAGGCAAGACGGGAACATCGCCGAAGAGTTTGGTGGCCACTTGTAGAGCTGCACGGCGCTAATACCGGTGTCATTATGGGGAGGCCCATCGCGTCAAGCAATGTGGGCCGAGACCAGTCAAGCTTCTCCGGCATCTTACAGACCGGGAGGGAGTCCTTGAAACGTTTTACCAGGCTTGTTGCATCACAGCACATGCATCTGCTCGTGGTACTCATGTTCCCTGCTCGGTTGTTGCTTCTTGGGACATACAGTGTGGCCAACTTCCATTGA